In the Acidovorax sp. A79 genome, one interval contains:
- a CDS encoding ABC transporter ATP-binding protein produces the protein MDSNSNIVLNVNGIEVIYNHVILVLKGVSLQVREGSIVAILGGNGAGKTTTLRAISNLLKGERGEVTKGSIELRGERIENLSPADLVQRGVVQVMEGRHCFAHLTIEENLMTGSYTRTSKAEIAANLEKVYNYFPRLKTRRTSQAAYTSGGEQQMCAIGRALMANPSMVLLDEPSMGLAPQIVEEVFNIVKDLNTKEKVTFLLAEQNTNMALKYSDYGYIMESGRVVMDGAASDLASNEDVKEFYLGVGGGERKSFKDVKSYKRRKRWLA, from the coding sequence ATGGACTCCAACAGCAACATCGTTCTCAACGTCAACGGCATCGAGGTCATCTACAACCACGTGATCCTCGTGCTCAAGGGCGTCTCGCTGCAGGTGCGCGAAGGCAGCATCGTGGCCATCCTGGGGGGCAACGGGGCGGGCAAGACAACCACGCTGCGCGCCATCTCCAATTTGCTCAAGGGCGAACGCGGCGAGGTCACCAAGGGCAGCATCGAGCTGCGTGGCGAGCGCATCGAGAACCTCTCGCCCGCCGACCTGGTGCAGCGCGGCGTGGTGCAGGTGATGGAGGGGCGGCACTGCTTCGCCCACCTGACGATCGAAGAGAACCTGATGACGGGCAGCTACACCCGTACCAGCAAGGCCGAGATCGCGGCCAACCTGGAGAAGGTCTACAACTACTTTCCGCGCCTGAAGACGCGCCGCACCTCGCAGGCGGCGTACACGTCGGGCGGCGAGCAGCAGATGTGCGCCATCGGCCGCGCGCTCATGGCCAACCCCAGCATGGTGCTGCTCGACGAGCCCTCCATGGGCCTGGCACCGCAGATCGTGGAAGAGGTGTTCAACATCGTCAAGGACCTGAACACCAAGGAAAAGGTCACCTTCCTGCTGGCCGAGCAGAACACCAACATGGCGCTCAAGTACTCGGACTACGGCTACATCATGGAAAGCGGCCGCGTGGTGATGGACGGCGCCGCCAGCGACCTGGCCAGCAACGAGGACGTCAAGGAGTTCTACCTGGGCGTGGGCGGTGGCGAGCGCAAGAGCTTCAAGGATGTGAAGAGCTACAAGCGGCGCAAGCGCTGGCTGGCTTGA
- a CDS encoding ABC transporter substrate-binding protein → MKLSKLVIAAAVVAAGASTITTSAFAQAKEQFFPLLSYRTGPYAPNGVPWANGKQDYIKMINARDGGINGVKLTFEECETGYATDRGVECYERLKGRPGVSLFDPQATGITFALTEKAPVDKIPLMTLGYGLSVAQDGQAFKWNFPFMGSYWTGADILIQHIGKAAGGMDKLKGKKIALVYHDSPFGKEPIPLLQERSKMHGFELQMLPVTAPGVEQKATWLQVRQSRPDYVLLWGWGVMNSTALKEAQATGYPRDKMYGVWWAGAEPDVRDVGEGAKGYNALALNTSGQQPKVIQDILKNVHDKGQGTGPKDEVGSVLYTRGVIIQMLAVESVRRAQERFGKGKVMTGEQVRWGMENLALDQKKLDAMGFGGVMRPLSTSCADHMGSTWARVHTWDGAKWNFSSDWYQADEQILKPMIKAGADKYLADKKMTRRDAADCQS, encoded by the coding sequence ATGAAGCTTTCGAAACTCGTGATCGCCGCTGCCGTGGTCGCCGCCGGTGCGTCGACCATCACCACCAGTGCCTTCGCACAAGCCAAGGAGCAGTTCTTCCCGCTGCTGTCGTACCGCACCGGCCCCTACGCGCCCAACGGCGTGCCATGGGCCAACGGCAAGCAGGACTACATCAAGATGATCAACGCCCGCGACGGCGGCATCAACGGCGTGAAGCTCACCTTTGAAGAATGCGAAACCGGCTACGCCACCGACCGTGGCGTGGAGTGCTACGAGCGCCTGAAGGGGCGTCCCGGCGTGTCGCTGTTCGACCCGCAGGCCACCGGCATCACTTTCGCGCTGACCGAGAAGGCCCCCGTGGACAAGATCCCGCTGATGACGCTGGGCTACGGCCTGTCGGTGGCGCAGGACGGCCAGGCGTTCAAGTGGAACTTCCCCTTCATGGGCAGCTACTGGACCGGCGCCGACATCCTGATCCAGCACATCGGCAAGGCCGCGGGCGGCATGGACAAGCTCAAGGGCAAGAAGATCGCCCTGGTGTACCACGACAGCCCGTTCGGCAAGGAGCCGATCCCGCTGCTGCAGGAACGCTCCAAGATGCATGGCTTCGAGCTGCAGATGCTGCCCGTGACCGCGCCCGGCGTGGAGCAGAAAGCCACCTGGCTGCAGGTGCGCCAGAGCCGCCCCGACTACGTGCTGCTGTGGGGCTGGGGCGTGATGAACTCCACCGCCCTCAAGGAAGCCCAGGCCACCGGCTATCCGCGCGACAAGATGTATGGCGTGTGGTGGGCTGGCGCCGAGCCGGACGTGCGTGACGTGGGCGAAGGCGCCAAGGGCTACAACGCGCTGGCCTTGAACACCTCGGGCCAGCAGCCCAAGGTGATCCAGGACATCCTGAAGAACGTGCACGACAAGGGCCAGGGCACGGGACCCAAAGACGAAGTGGGCTCGGTGCTGTACACGCGCGGCGTGATCATCCAGATGCTGGCCGTGGAATCGGTGCGCCGCGCGCAGGAGCGTTTCGGCAAGGGCAAGGTCATGACCGGCGAGCAGGTGCGCTGGGGCATGGAGAACCTGGCCCTGGACCAGAAGAAGCTCGACGCCATGGGCTTTGGCGGCGTGATGCGCCCCCTGTCCACGAGCTGCGCCGACCACATGGGCTCCACCTGGGCCCGCGTGCACACCTGGGATGGCGCCAAGTGGAACTTCTCGTCCGACTGGTACCAGGCCGATGAGCAGATCCTCAAGCCCATGATCAAGGCGGGCGCCGACAAGTACCTGGCCGACAAGAAGATGACGCGCCGGGATGCGGCGGACTGCCAGTCTTGA
- a CDS encoding branched-chain amino acid ABC transporter permease, translated as MLYRENGQFKTSYRADQQIFPIAQDRIAIALLLAVAFLVVPMLASDYIFRAILIPFVIMALAALGVNILVGYCGQISLGSGAFMAVGAYGAYNFFVRFPGMPLIPALILGGLCATFFGILFGLPSLRVKGLYLAVATLAAQFFSDWMFLRIKWFTNNSDSGSVSVNNLQVFGLPIESATSKYLFCLALLVVVALLAKNLVRGAIGREWMAIRDMDVAAAVIGIRPMYAKLSAFAVSSFIVGMAGALWAFVHLGAWEPAAFSVEISFRLLFMVIIGGLGSISGGFFGAAFIVVLPIVLNQFLPAFMGLFGIEVSTAGVSHAELMIFGALIVWFLIVEPHGLAKLWSTAKQKLRLWPFPH; from the coding sequence ATGCTCTACCGCGAAAACGGCCAGTTCAAGACCAGCTACCGCGCCGACCAGCAGATCTTCCCCATCGCGCAGGACCGCATCGCCATCGCGCTGCTGCTGGCCGTCGCCTTCCTGGTCGTGCCCATGCTGGCCAGCGACTACATCTTCCGCGCCATCCTGATTCCCTTCGTCATCATGGCGCTGGCGGCCCTGGGGGTGAACATCCTCGTGGGCTACTGCGGCCAGATCTCGCTGGGCTCGGGCGCGTTCATGGCGGTGGGGGCCTATGGCGCCTACAACTTCTTCGTGCGCTTTCCGGGCATGCCGCTGATTCCGGCGCTGATCCTGGGCGGCCTCTGCGCCACGTTCTTCGGCATCCTGTTCGGGCTGCCCAGCCTGCGCGTCAAGGGCCTGTACCTGGCGGTGGCCACCCTGGCCGCGCAGTTCTTCTCCGACTGGATGTTCCTGCGCATCAAGTGGTTCACCAACAACTCGGACTCGGGCTCGGTGTCGGTGAACAACCTGCAGGTCTTCGGCCTGCCCATCGAGAGCGCCACCAGCAAGTACCTGTTCTGCCTGGCCCTGCTGGTCGTCGTGGCCCTGCTGGCCAAGAACCTGGTGCGTGGCGCCATCGGCCGCGAATGGATGGCCATCCGCGACATGGACGTGGCGGCGGCCGTGATCGGCATCCGCCCCATGTACGCCAAGCTCAGCGCCTTCGCCGTGAGTTCCTTCATCGTGGGCATGGCCGGCGCGCTGTGGGCCTTCGTGCACCTGGGCGCGTGGGAGCCCGCGGCCTTCTCGGTGGAAATCTCGTTCCGCCTCCTGTTCATGGTGATCATCGGCGGCCTGGGCTCCATCTCCGGGGGGTTCTTTGGCGCCGCCTTCATCGTGGTGCTGCCCATCGTGCTCAACCAGTTCCTGCCAGCCTTCATGGGCCTGTTCGGCATCGAGGTGTCCACCGCCGGTGTCTCGCACGCCGAGCTGATGATCTTCGGCGCGCTGATCGTGTGGTTCCTGATCGTGGAGCCGCATGGCCTGGCCAAGCTGTGGTCCACCGCCAAGCAGAAGCTGCGCCTGTGGCCCTTCCCGCATTGA
- a CDS encoding branched-chain amino acid ABC transporter permease, with translation MAFFLETLIGGLMAGMLYSLVALGFVLIYKASGVFNFAQGAMVLFAALAMARFAEWIPKWTGISSPIVANLAAFVIAGAIMFVVAWLIEKLVLRHLVNQEGATLLMATLGITYFMEGLGQTLFGSDIYKIDVGMPKDPIFMLDSLFQGGILVNKEDVIAAAIAAALVALLSVFFQKTSTGRALRAVADDHQAAQSIGIPLNRIWVIVWCVAGVVALVAGMIWGSKLGVQFSLTTVALRALPVVILGGLTSVPGAIIGGLIIGVGEKLSEVYLGPFVGGGIEIWFAYVLALVFLLFRPQGLFGEKIIDRV, from the coding sequence ATGGCATTCTTTCTCGAAACACTGATCGGCGGCCTCATGGCCGGCATGCTGTATTCGCTGGTGGCGCTGGGCTTCGTGCTGATCTACAAGGCATCGGGCGTCTTCAACTTCGCGCAGGGCGCGATGGTGCTGTTCGCCGCGCTGGCCATGGCCCGCTTTGCCGAGTGGATTCCCAAGTGGACGGGCATCAGCAGTCCCATCGTGGCCAACCTCGCGGCCTTCGTGATCGCGGGCGCCATCATGTTCGTGGTGGCCTGGCTGATCGAGAAGCTGGTGCTGCGCCACCTGGTGAACCAGGAAGGCGCCACGCTGCTCATGGCCACGCTGGGCATCACCTACTTCATGGAAGGCCTGGGCCAGACGCTGTTTGGCAGCGACATCTACAAGATCGACGTGGGCATGCCCAAGGACCCGATCTTCATGCTGGACAGCCTCTTCCAGGGCGGCATCCTGGTGAACAAGGAAGACGTGATCGCCGCCGCCATCGCCGCCGCCCTGGTGGCGCTGCTGTCGGTGTTCTTCCAGAAGACGTCCACCGGCCGCGCCCTGCGCGCCGTGGCGGACGACCACCAGGCCGCGCAATCCATCGGCATTCCGCTCAACCGCATCTGGGTGATCGTATGGTGCGTGGCCGGCGTCGTGGCCCTGGTGGCCGGGATGATCTGGGGCAGCAAGCTCGGGGTGCAGTTCTCGCTGACCACGGTGGCGCTGCGCGCGCTGCCGGTGGTGATCCTGGGGGGCCTCACGTCCGTGCCCGGCGCCATCATCGGCGGGCTGATCATCGGCGTGGGCGAGAAGCTGTCCGAGGTGTACCTGGGCCCGTTCGTGGGCGGGGGCATCGAGATCTGGTTTGCGTATGTGCTGGCGCTGGTGTTCCTTCTGTTCAGACCGCAAGGTTTGTTCGGGGAGAAGATCATCGACCGCGTGTAA
- a CDS encoding ABC transporter ATP-binding protein yields the protein MTKKKIGDVILDVKNISLRFGGVKALTDISFNVKEHEIRAIIGPNGAGKSSMLNCINGVYTPQDGSITFRGKTFSHMNSRQVAEMGVARTFQNLALFKGMSVIDNIMTGRNLKIKSNLLMQALRIGPAEREEIRHREYVEHIIDFLEIQAFRKTPVGQLPYGLQKRVDLGRALAMEPQVLLLDEPMAGMNVEEKQDMCRFILDVNDEFGTTIVLIEHDMGVVMDISDRVVVLDYGKKIGDGSPDEVRNNEDVISAYLGTSH from the coding sequence ATGACCAAAAAGAAGATCGGTGACGTCATCCTCGACGTCAAGAACATCAGCCTGCGGTTTGGCGGTGTGAAGGCGCTGACGGACATCTCGTTCAACGTCAAGGAGCACGAGATCCGCGCCATCATCGGCCCCAACGGCGCGGGCAAGAGCTCCATGCTCAACTGCATCAACGGCGTGTACACGCCGCAGGACGGCTCCATCACCTTCCGTGGCAAGACCTTCTCGCACATGAACTCGCGCCAGGTGGCCGAGATGGGCGTGGCGCGCACGTTCCAGAACCTGGCGCTGTTCAAGGGCATGAGCGTGATCGACAACATCATGACCGGGCGCAACCTCAAGATCAAAAGCAACCTGCTGATGCAGGCGCTGCGCATCGGCCCCGCCGAGCGCGAGGAGATCCGCCACCGCGAATACGTCGAGCACATCATCGACTTCCTGGAAATCCAGGCCTTCCGCAAGACCCCCGTGGGCCAGCTGCCCTACGGCCTGCAAAAGCGCGTGGACCTGGGCCGGGCCCTGGCCATGGAGCCCCAGGTGCTGCTGCTCGACGAGCCCATGGCCGGCATGAACGTGGAAGAGAAGCAGGACATGTGCCGCTTCATCCTCGACGTGAACGACGAGTTCGGCACCACCATCGTGCTCATCGAGCACGACATGGGCGTGGTGATGGACATCAGCGACCGGGTGGTGGTGCTCGACTACGGCAAGAAGATCGGCGACGGCAGCCCCGACGAAGTGCGCAACAACGAAGACGTTATCAGTGCCTATCTGGGCACGAGCCACTAA
- a CDS encoding long-chain fatty acid--CoA ligase, with translation MKTTFPQLLLKHAAERPDAPALREKEYGIWQTHSWADLVRLVEQVAAGLHLAGLQRHEHMVVIGANRPRLYATMLAAQSLGAIPVPLYQDAVGAECIFPLNNAEVRFCLVEDQEQVDKLLEIRAQCPQISNIFFDDPRGLRNYEEEGLASLDSLIEAGKAHAARNPQWFRAEVAKAQPDDVAAMFFTSGTTGNPKGVVHTHSTLLDRASAGAEFDKLTSSEEVLAYLPPAWIGQNIFSYAQWLACGYVVNCPESASTVTIDLKEVGPTYYFAPPRIFEGLLTSVMIRMEDAGTLKRKMFQACMAVAQRVGPALMDGLPVGTLDRIKYALGNLLVYGPLRNNLGFSRVRVAYTAGEAIGPDLFTFYRSIGINLKQLYGSTETAVFVCLQPDNQARADTVGVPIRGVEIKVADNGEILVKSAGLLKEYYKNPKATAEVLTADGWYHTSDAGFLDAQGHLKIIDRVKDVGRIKGGANDGAMFAPKYVENKLKFFPHIKEVVALGDGREKVCVMVNIDFDAVGNWAERRNLPYAGYTDLAQKPDVYELIRECIEKVNADLATDSMLAGSQVSRFLVLHKELDADDGELTRTNKVRRGFIAEKYGVLVDALYAGRTEQYIETQVKFEDGRTGSVSATLKLSDTKTFAPVKKAA, from the coding sequence ATGAAGACCACGTTCCCGCAATTGCTGCTCAAGCATGCCGCCGAGCGCCCCGACGCGCCGGCGCTGCGCGAAAAAGAATACGGCATCTGGCAGACCCACAGCTGGGCCGACCTGGTGCGCCTGGTGGAACAGGTGGCGGCCGGCCTGCACCTGGCGGGCCTGCAGCGCCACGAGCACATGGTGGTGATCGGCGCCAACCGCCCCCGCCTGTATGCCACCATGCTCGCGGCGCAATCGCTGGGCGCCATTCCGGTGCCCCTGTACCAGGACGCCGTGGGCGCCGAATGCATCTTCCCCCTGAACAACGCCGAGGTGCGCTTTTGCCTGGTGGAAGACCAGGAACAGGTCGACAAGCTGCTCGAGATCCGCGCGCAGTGCCCGCAGATCTCGAACATCTTCTTTGACGATCCGCGCGGCCTGCGCAACTACGAGGAAGAAGGCCTCGCGTCGCTGGACTCGCTGATCGAGGCGGGCAAGGCGCATGCCGCCAGGAACCCCCAGTGGTTCCGCGCCGAGGTGGCCAAGGCCCAGCCCGACGATGTGGCGGCGATGTTCTTCACCTCGGGCACCACGGGCAACCCCAAGGGCGTGGTGCACACCCACAGCACGCTGCTGGACCGCGCATCCGCGGGCGCCGAGTTCGACAAGCTCACCAGCAGCGAAGAGGTGCTGGCCTACCTGCCCCCGGCCTGGATCGGCCAGAACATCTTCAGCTATGCGCAGTGGCTGGCCTGCGGCTACGTGGTGAACTGCCCCGAGTCGGCCAGCACCGTGACCATCGACCTGAAGGAAGTGGGCCCCACCTACTACTTCGCGCCACCACGCATCTTCGAAGGCCTGCTCACCAGCGTGATGATCCGCATGGAAGACGCGGGCACCCTCAAGCGCAAGATGTTCCAGGCCTGCATGGCCGTGGCCCAGCGCGTGGGCCCCGCGCTCATGGACGGCCTGCCGGTGGGCACGCTCGACCGCATCAAGTACGCCCTGGGCAACCTGCTGGTGTACGGCCCGCTGCGCAACAACCTGGGTTTCAGCCGCGTGCGCGTGGCCTACACGGCGGGCGAGGCCATCGGGCCCGACCTGTTCACCTTCTACCGCTCCATCGGCATCAACTTGAAGCAGCTGTACGGCTCCACCGAGACCGCCGTGTTCGTGTGCCTGCAGCCCGACAACCAGGCGCGCGCCGACACCGTGGGCGTGCCCATCCGGGGCGTGGAGATCAAGGTCGCCGACAACGGCGAGATCCTGGTCAAGTCCGCCGGCCTGCTCAAGGAGTACTACAAGAACCCCAAGGCCACGGCCGAGGTGCTCACGGCCGACGGCTGGTACCACACGAGCGACGCGGGCTTCCTCGACGCGCAGGGCCACTTGAAGATCATCGACCGCGTCAAGGACGTGGGCCGCATCAAGGGCGGCGCCAACGACGGCGCCATGTTCGCGCCCAAGTACGTGGAGAACAAGCTCAAGTTCTTCCCGCACATCAAGGAAGTCGTCGCCCTGGGCGACGGCCGCGAGAAGGTGTGCGTGATGGTCAACATCGACTTCGACGCCGTGGGCAACTGGGCCGAGCGCCGCAACCTGCCCTACGCGGGCTACACCGACCTGGCGCAAAAGCCCGACGTGTACGAACTGATCCGCGAGTGCATCGAGAAGGTCAACGCCGACCTCGCCACCGATTCCATGCTGGCGGGCAGCCAGGTCAGCCGCTTCCTGGTGCTGCACAAGGAACTCGATGCCGACGACGGCGAGCTCACGCGCACCAACAAGGTCCGCCGCGGCTTCATCGCCGAGAAATACGGCGTGCTCGTGGACGCTCTCTACGCGGGCCGCACCGAGCAGTACATCGAGACCCAGGTCAAGTTCGAGGACGGCCGCACGGGCAGCGTGAGCGCCACCCTGAAGCTGTCGGACACCAAGACCTTCGCGCCGGTGAAAAAGGCCGCATGA